In Papaver somniferum cultivar HN1 chromosome 1, ASM357369v1, whole genome shotgun sequence, a genomic segment contains:
- the LOC113321503 gene encoding putative disease resistance protein RGA1, whose amino-acid sequence MAEGFLKQSGTRNKRSIEDLGRDYFESLARSSFFHNFKKNAVDDIKTCKMHDLVHDLAQDVFGENELLSLKESKSADVSKVFRLQLDLGEEISTTFLKSLSYAKKLRTLFIPEGSKLDPSIFSENKRLRILYVGRSPDHTYPGPKWHSLSVLKHLRYLRLTSLDLSELETDKSINKLYNLESLVLNDMGIGVQILLTNIQSLEKLRYLEVSDTDMVELPDSVTSLSNLQTLDLNNCALRFIPESISGLKNLRFLNLSFNPIQELPVSVITLSNLETLDVSSCKKFKALPESVEGLKNLSIFNFRMCPLLEALPEDFGALTQLRFLNLHGTRISVLPESCANLNNLEFVDLFQCELPRNVKHLTKLRYFGHNWCDPPAVLGVGKLVFLQKLVYSVPETIINEPEGNVGIEELGNLNFLEMLRIGNLQNVQEPIDAESADLKGKLNLRRLCLNFGEMKKKIKMKSCHLQVFEALQPPTSLRSLRIEYFNGCDLPTWMCVPYGLPNLVELKLISCKGIKQLPASIGQLPCLGHLDLTGLSSLKSLDISGFASLIDLLLTDMFRLEELSYSYPCLQYLKIIRCKRLAEIPLFPSLVYLELVKVDHKLVSSVGRSQMTSLTHLCLEDIDELKYLPIRILQNNCNLQSLGIKECNQLEGFGINDDENENVVALCGSELYNGSLQKLGLFNCPLLKFLPDLRGWTSLQKLVIWNCPRVKESLNYDLKNLSFLQELAVDFIQRDDHRGDPSVVEDLINLMA is encoded by the coding sequence ATGGCAGAAGGATTTCTCAAACAATCTGGTACAAGAAACAAAAGATCAATCGAAGACCTTGGACGTGATTATTTTGAAAGTCTTGCGAGGAGCTCCTTTTTTCATAATTTCAAGAAGAATGCAGTGGACGACATTAAAACATGCAAGATGCATGATCTTGTGCACGATCTTGCACAAGatgtttttggggaaaatgaaTTGTTATCTCTCAAGGAAAGTAAATCTGCAGATGTTTCTAAAGTTTTTCGATTACAGTTGGATTTGGGTGAAGAAATATCAACAACATTTTTGAAAAGCTTAAGTTACGCGAAGAAGTTGCGGACACTTTTTATCCCTGAAGGTTCGAAGCTGGATCCTTCTATCTTCTCAGAAAATAAACGCTTGCGTATCTTATATGTGGGTCGCTCACCAGATCATACTTATCCAGGACCAAAGTGGCATTCTTTGAGTGTGCTAAAACATTTAAGGTACCTCCGTCTTACCTCTCTTGATCTTAGTGAATTAGAAACTGATAAGTCCATCAATAAACTTTATAATTTGGAGTCATTAGTATTGAATGACATGGGTATTGGTGTTCAAATTCTTCTTACAAACATTCAGTCATTAGAAAAATTAAGATATCTTGAAGTCTCCGATACGGATATGGTAGAACTACCCGATTCCGTCACAAGTCTTTCTAATTTGCAGACGCTGGATCTCAATAATTGTGCATTAAGATTCATTCCAGAATCGATTTCTGGCTTGAAAAATCTTAGATTCCTAAATTTGTCATTCAACCCAATCCAAGAATTACCTGTTTCTGTCATCACCCTCTCCAATTTGGAAACGTTAGACGTCAGTTCCTGCAAAAAATTTAAAGCCTTACCAGAGTCCGTGGAAGGTCTTAAGAATTTGAGCATTTTTAATTTCAGAATGTGTCCTTTACTTGAAGCATTACCCGAAGATTTTGGAGCTTTAACTCAGTTAAGATTCCTTAACTTACATGGAACTAGGATCTCCGTGTTACCCGAGTCTTGTGCTAACCTCAACAATCTTGAGTTTGTGGATCTTTTCCAGTGTGAGCTTCCTAGAAATGTCAAACATTTGACAAAACTTAGATACTTTGGGCACAATTGGTGTGATCCACCAGCGGTATTGGGTGTGGGAAAACTAGTTTTCCTTCAGAAGTTGGTTTACTCGGTGCCAGAAACAATAATTAATGAACCCGAAGGTAATGTTGGTATCGAAGAGTTAGGAAACCTAAACTTTCTTGAAATGCTTCGGATCGGGAATCTTCAGAATGTGCAAGAACCAATTGATGCTGAGAGTGCAGATTTGAAAGGAAAACTGAATCTTCGTAGATTGTGTCTAAACTTTggtgaaatgaagaaaaaaattaaaatgaagtCGTGTCATCTTCAAGTATTTGAAGCTCTCCAACCTCCCACGAGTTTAAGAAGCTTGCGTATTGAGTACTTCAATGGGTGTGACCTTCCTACGTGGATGTGTGTTCCATATGGTCTTCCAAATTTGGTAGAGTTGAAACTCATAAGTTGCAAAGGAATTAAACAACTTCCAGCATCTATTGGCCAGCTCCCATGTCTAGGTCATCTTGATCTTACGGGATTGTCGTCTTTGAAGAGTTTAGATATTAGCGGATTTGCTTCGTTAATAGATCTACTTCTTACTGATATGTTCCGTCTAGAAGAATTGAGTTATTCATATCCTTGCCTTCAGTATCTGAAGATTATTCGCTGCAAACGTTTAGCAGAAATCCCCTTGTTTCCTTCTCTGGTGTATTTGGAATTAGTGAAGGTCGACCACAAGTTAGTAAGCTCGGTTGGGAGAAGCCAGATGACATCTCTCACACATCTATGTTTGGAGGATATTGATGAGCTTAAATACTTGCCAATACGCATACTCCAAAACAATTGTAATCTTCAATCTCTGGGAATTAAAgagtgcaatcagttggaaggcTTTGGTATAAATGATGATGAGAATGAGAACGTAGTTGCTCTGTGTGGCTCTGAACTCTACAATGGTTCTCTTCAGAAATTGGGTTTATTCAATTGCCCACTTCTCAAGTTTCTTCCAGATTTACGAGGATGGACTTCTCTTCAGAAATTAGTCATTTGGAACTGCCCACGAGTGAAGGAGTCCTTAAACTATGATCTCAAAAATCTCTCATTTCTTCAAGAACTTGCTGTTGATTTTATTCAAAGAGACGACCACCGAGGAGATCCATCTGTTGTAGAAGACTTGATTAATTTGATGGCGTAA